Within Halodesulfurarchaeum sp. HSR-GB, the genomic segment GCAGTATATGAAGATGGGAATTGGACCATCTATAGATCAGGAGACTCCTACATTGTTTCAGGCTCGATTGATGGCTCGGTGGTTTTCCTCACTCACGCCGGAGAGGTCACCGATTCGCCCTACAGATTCAATAATTCAACAGCGGCTAAGGAAGCGATTGCACTCTGGCGAGCCCGGAATGACAAACTCCCGTCTGAGTATCTAATGCCCGAAGCTACAGACGCTCTCACCAATCAAACCAATTGGAAGGTATTCTCATATAATGGATCAAACATTGTCGCCGGGAAAATCGATGGCAAACCAGTCTTCTTACATCCCAATGGGGAATTTTCAGCCGAGCCGTATTTTTATAACATCAGGGGAGTAGCTGAACAATCCATCCTCTATTGGGTTGCTCTCTCCCAGACAAACAACCTCCCTCTGGTTGAGGAGATAACCAAGTCCGAACTCCAAAACATCCTTTCGAATTGGGACTCAGACGGCGAGAAATACGATATTTGGAACTCTACGGATATAGGCAACTGGACGGTGTATACGAACGGTTCTGCATATGTCGCAGCTGCCTCGATCGATAATGAAACCGTCTTCCTCCAACATACTGGAACGATACCCACGTCAGTCAACTATTTCGACTCTCCTACTGCCCTCTTAGAGGCTCTTAACACGTGGAGAAGCAACAATTCCGATCTCAATCCTGCCCCCATCTCTCACGATCCGGGTCTAGGAAAAGAATGGGAGTTAATCGACAATCAAGATGCGATTGAAGACGATTTGACGAGCGATAAGCTCACGACCATCGATAATGATTCACTTGGCTCCGGATCCGGAACAACAATTGCTGGCACGGTAAAGAACACGAACGATCAACCCGTCCCTGATGCCACGGTCACCCTCCATAGCAATCCTCAAATCACGATAACAGATTCGAACGGGGGATTTGTTTTCACAGATGTCCCAGAAGGCGACCACATGATACATGTGGCACCGCCGGATGGCACCGATCTTGCCGCCCCTCGAAATACGAGTGTCTCTGTGAGTGCAGAAGGTGAGGTAATTCCTCAAAACGACCCAGATAACGTCCTCTATTTCGAGAATGACGATGGATCGATCTCACAAAACCGGCTGACATTCCTCGCCCAAAAGAAGCAACCAATTGAGGTTCGTGGCGGTGGTAGCGAAGTTTCATCCACCATCCAAGTAGCAAATCCCAGCAATATTGATGACCTCGAAGTTTCTCTGATTCCTGAATACATGGCAACGCAGCAGTCGACTACGTTCTCCGGCAGTGACGTGATCGAGACTCTTGAAATAAATGGCTCGACAGTTCCCGAAGACCAATCGATACAGCTCCTCGGTGAGATTACTAGTGAGCAGGAGACCGTTCGGGGAACCTATACTGGATGGCCTAATCCGAATTTTGAGGCCAATGGGAACCTGAATGTCTCCGATGCAACCGCGACGATTACTCCCCAAGCCTACACCGAAAACAAATCTTGGACCGGCACTACACAAGGAACGACAATCTCAGTAGATCCAAACTCAATTCTTCAACCCTCTGGTGGCTCGCTTAACCTTGAACCCCAAATTACCACACAGGATCGCTCGAATGAAGGATATCTTAGTGGGAACGGAATCCGGGTATATAACCCTGGAAACGCCCAAACAGAAGCGGAAATAACGATAACTGGGAAAGAAGGTTTGTACACCGTCGAATCTGGAGGTGTGTATGAATCTTATGACTCGTCAGGTAGCCAATACCAATATGCTAGTCATTCGGGATACTTCAAATTCTCAGTATGGGGTAAAGTCCATAAATACGGTTATGGCTCCGCAAAATCTGAAATCATACAGGGGCCATTGGGGAGATTGACAGCCTATACTAGGGATAATGGTTATGCCTCATTTTCAGACTCGAAATGGATGTCAATTTCTAATGGCCAATATCTTGGAAAAAATTATGTACACTTGAACGCAATCGGATATGGCGACGACCCCCCACATTGGGTAGACTTCTGGGGGTACTCAAGATATAAATTAGAAGACAATGGCGAAACAGGCAGAGTAACACTAAACTATAACGGCAAGTCCGCTAAAACATCTTATCTCCGTGGAGGGGATACAGATACCGTCTCAATCAAACTAGACCCCGGCTGGAATGAAATTCCAGTATCGTACTCCGGGGATTATCACGATATATCTGTATCAGCTGACTTCACAGCAAAATCCTACCCCGAAGATGTCTCTGCATCTATAGACGGAACGCAATTATTCAGCCACTCCGGACCTCTGAAAAACCCGCAACCTATCGACATCTCCGACTCGGCGATCGGAACTGATGAAGCGAACCTGGGTCTTCAAACGGGGACGGAAAAAATCGACTACAAACTGGATATTACCGCTCGGAACACGACAATGGACCCATCTTTAGCGGTCGGGAATCAAACGGTATTTTTGCATTCGGGACCGCTCATGCAGTCACAAAAAGTCGATCTCCCTACCAATGATCTCACACTTGGGACGAACGAATTGGATTTCACCTCGAGTGCCGGGTCACTCAATTACACAATTAATTACACTGCCCGGACGGTCCCGGAGAACGTAACGGTCCAGGTGGGATCACAGACTTACACCTATCCCAGGGACTTTTCCGATTCTGGACCGCTTCCGCATCATCCAAATGGGGAACCAAACCAGATCAATATCTCCGCTCTCTCACTTGGCGGGCAAACGGTTTCGGTTTCGAGCAATCCAATCGACGGGATCAACACATCTGTCGACGCAACGTTAATCTACGACAGCGAGACGAAGCAGTCCTACCAGCCTGAGATAATCGTCGAAAAACCGGATGGCACCCGATACTCGAAAGAGATTCCCGATTCAGCCCTCGAGAACGGGAAACTAATTTCACCTCACAACATGACAATCCCAGCCCACTGGCTCGGGACAGGAGAGAACAAAATCATCGTTCGAACAGCCGATGCCTCGGTCGTTTCAGCGAAAGTCACCACCGCAGGCCTCAAGTACCAGAATAAATCACTCACCTACGGTGGATAATCTACCCTTGCAATCTTAGACCTTTGACGGTCTCTCAAACACTATAGTGAGACAGCCAATTGGCCAAAAACTAAATAGCGCCCTCGTATTTCTCACAGTATAGAAGGGATTCGCACCCATGCCTAACGATAATTCCGGCCTCCCTAGAGGGACAGCCACAAGCCGATCAGAGTGCCGGTGTCCGGATTGTTTGAGTTACGAAGGTCTTGAGAAAATTCCCGAAGCCAGCCAGCTCTATGACGATCCTGTAGACGAGATCATTCATGCGTCTAAATGTGCAAATGATTCTTGTTCTACTGGGAAAATCAAATCAAAAACCGTCCGAAAACAGGTCGACAAGACTGCGATCGAAGAGCCCGATTCAGGATCCAGCTTCAAAAACTTCTCACTCTCCGGTTCCATTATCCCTCCTCGGGAGGTCCTTCGATCGTCGTCCTGGAAAATAGGGGGTGTGATCCTACTGTTCGTACTCTCAGCAACGTTCGGGACATTTGGAGGATTTGGCGGTGGCGGGGTCGCAGAGGCCGGAGCATATGATGACGTCCAGTTAGAAGGGGACACTTCCCCCGAAGCAGTCTACCAATCGGCAAATTGGACCGTTTACCAATCAGGTGATAGCTATATAGTCTCCGGAGTAATCGATGGATCAGTCGTTTATCTCACGGATGAAGGTGAAGTAACTGACTCTCCATATAAATTCGACAACGCTACAGCAGCTCAAGATTCTATAACCCTCTGGCAAACTCGGAATGACCAATTGCCTACTGAATATCCAGCGCCCGATAATACAACTCCTCAAACTGACGAATCTGGCTGGCAAGTTTTCTCAAACAATGGGACGCATGTTGTAGCCGGTGAGATCGATGGCGAGGTCGTCTTCCTCCACCCGAATGCAGATTACCACACCGAACCATATTTCTACGATTTGAGTGGAGCCGCAGAGCAGTCGATTCTCTATTGGACTTCATTAGCACAAACCAATGATCTACCTGAAGTGTACCCAGTAACCGAATCCGAGGTCCGAAACGTGCTGTCAGAGTGGGATTCTGACGAAACAAAAGCGGACATCTGGGACTCGACCGATCTTGGCAACTGGACGATCTATACGAACGGGTCTGCATATGTGGCTACCTCAGTACTTGATGGGGAAACAGTCTACCTTCAACCCAATGCAACGGCCACCTCGAGTGTAGCATACTTTGATTCGCCCACTAACCTGTTATCAGCACTCAGCGAATGGCGCGAGAACAATCCAAATATCTACCCACACCGGATTTCAGAAGCGCCCGATCTTGGGTCCGGTTGGGAATTAATCGATGAACAAGAGACTGACTCAGGAGATGAGTTCACGACAACCGATGACGACTCGCTTTCCTCACCAAACGAGACCAACTCAACAAACACCTCAAGTGGGACTATCTCCGGAACTGTAAGAGACGCCAACGACGATCCTGTATCGGGAGCCACGGTTACACTTCATAGCGACCCGATAACAAATACAACTGACTCGAATGGGGAGTTTACGTTCACAGATGTTCCTGAGGGCGATCACACGATCCACGTCGAACCGCCAGAAGGAACTGATCTCGCCGCCCCCCAAAACACCAGTATCTATGTGAGCGAAGAAGGTGAAGTGACTCCGCAAAACGACCCTGATAACGTCCTCTACCTAGAGAACGCAGATGGAACCATATCCCAAAATCGGCTAACCTTCGTCGCCCAAGAGAAACAACCAATCGAAATCCAAGGGACCGGAAGCAACGTCG encodes:
- a CDS encoding carboxypeptidase-like regulatory domain-containing protein codes for the protein MSYEGLEKIPEASQLYDDPVDEIIHASKCANDSCSTGKIKSKTVRKQVDKTAIEEPDSGSSFKNFSLSGSIIPPREVLRSSSWKIGGVILLFVLSATFGTFGGFGGGGVAEAGAYDDVQLEGDTSPEAVYQSANWTVYQSGDSYIVSGVIDGSVVYLTDEGEVTDSPYKFDNATAAQDSITLWQTRNDQLPTEYPAPDNTTPQTDESGWQVFSNNGTHVVAGEIDGEVVFLHPNADYHTEPYFYDLSGAAEQSILYWTSLAQTNDLPEVYPVTESEVRNVLSEWDSDETKADIWDSTDLGNWTIYTNGSAYVATSVLDGETVYLQPNATATSSVAYFDSPTNLLSALSEWRENNPNIYPHRISEAPDLGSGWELIDEQETDSGDEFTTTDDDSLSSPNETNSTNTSSGTISGTVRDANDDPVSGATVTLHSDPITNTTDSNGEFTFTDVPEGDHTIHVEPPEGTDLAAPQNTSIYVSEEGEVTPQNDPDNVLYLENADGTISQNRLTFVAQEKQPIEIQGTGSNVASTIEVANPSNIDDVDVTLEPEYTAVQRSKVLKGSSVSETLSLEGNTEPRNQTLYIQGDLATQQVTEQGVANGTTQFDIKGNVPPRNTLLSLTSDVNETQRSKSDTTGRGSVSFSNDGNTEAAASLQLKGIRDKIAGVSVSGSVSYWGPWEKGDWSGTVYENTGSSPQRVKVIAEAYAGDWSYYDSDTVYAYAEGSVNGPGISWHLSVSASEDDTHVSQSKSKWITLQPGETITASGETDYAVSGFSVDVKMDTGDVSVSTPNGNHQKTLDKGDTTTLDLGKLEPGSHSISLNPDGNVDYDLTWTERFGAKDVHVELGDRLFYKTSGVLDGEKKITDFPMSTGSTALEISASGRPVEYNLQYEKVATPEQMALQIGSETYSYPADFTGSGPLPHAADDQPLKVDISSLSIGDNPASIQTEPVDGIDTKAEATIVYDGEAEQTRDPKIIIEKPDGTTNEKSIPDSALDNGKLASPIDTSIPPSWLGAGTNKVTVQTADDSVVTAEIKTEGLEYQNKSLSYGG
- a CDS encoding carboxypeptidase regulatory-like domain-containing protein, which codes for MPNDNSGIPSGTATSRSECRCPDCLSYEGLKEIPKTAQLYDNPVDAILHASQCANDACSTGKVDPKIIGKQIDKDELKESEPLIDFEEISLTDHLKAPRKFIRSTSWKVIGIVFLFVISAIFGTLGGLGGGSGIVEAGDSYDGIESTDGTAPEAVYEDGNWTIYRSGDSYIVSGSIDGSVVFLTHAGEVTDSPYRFNNSTAAKEAIALWRARNDKLPSEYLMPEATDALTNQTNWKVFSYNGSNIVAGKIDGKPVFLHPNGEFSAEPYFYNIRGVAEQSILYWVALSQTNNLPLVEEITKSELQNILSNWDSDGEKYDIWNSTDIGNWTVYTNGSAYVAAASIDNETVFLQHTGTIPTSVNYFDSPTALLEALNTWRSNNSDLNPAPISHDPGLGKEWELIDNQDAIEDDLTSDKLTTIDNDSLGSGSGTTIAGTVKNTNDQPVPDATVTLHSNPQITITDSNGGFVFTDVPEGDHMIHVAPPDGTDLAAPRNTSVSVSAEGEVIPQNDPDNVLYFENDDGSISQNRLTFLAQKKQPIEVRGGGSEVSSTIQVANPSNIDDLEVSLIPEYMATQQSTTFSGSDVIETLEINGSTVPEDQSIQLLGEITSEQETVRGTYTGWPNPNFEANGNLNVSDATATITPQAYTENKSWTGTTQGTTISVDPNSILQPSGGSLNLEPQITTQDRSNEGYLSGNGIRVYNPGNAQTEAEITITGKEGLYTVESGGVYESYDSSGSQYQYASHSGYFKFSVWGKVHKYGYGSAKSEIIQGPLGRLTAYTRDNGYASFSDSKWMSISNGQYLGKNYVHLNAIGYGDDPPHWVDFWGYSRYKLEDNGETGRVTLNYNGKSAKTSYLRGGDTDTVSIKLDPGWNEIPVSYSGDYHDISVSADFTAKSYPEDVSASIDGTQLFSHSGPLKNPQPIDISDSAIGTDEANLGLQTGTEKIDYKLDITARNTTMDPSLAVGNQTVFLHSGPLMQSQKVDLPTNDLTLGTNELDFTSSAGSLNYTINYTARTVPENVTVQVGSQTYTYPRDFSDSGPLPHHPNGEPNQINISALSLGGQTVSVSSNPIDGINTSVDATLIYDSETKQSYQPEIIVEKPDGTRYSKEIPDSALENGKLISPHNMTIPAHWLGTGENKIIVRTADASVVSAKVTTAGLKYQNKSLTYGG